The following proteins come from a genomic window of Trifolium pratense cultivar HEN17-A07 linkage group LG4, ARS_RC_1.1, whole genome shotgun sequence:
- the LOC123924795 gene encoding uncharacterized protein At5g01610 — translation MDQIFNKVGTYWFNQKANNQLNSVGDDLNSISESIEGGTKWLVNKIKGKMQKPLPELLKEYDLPIGIFPRDATNYEFNEETGKLVVFVPQVCEVGYKDSSVLRFFTTVTGYMEKGKLADIEGMKTKVIIWVKVTTIFSEGSKLYVTAGMKKTRSREAYEVTRDGVTVDKF, via the exons ATGGATCAAATATTCAACAAAGTTGGAACCTATTGGTTCAACCAGAAAGCCAATAATCAGCTTAATTCCGTCGGTGATGATCTCAAT TCAATCTCAGAAAGTATCGAAGGGGGAACCAAATGGTTGgtcaacaaaataaaag GAAAGATGCAGAAGCCATTACCAGAGTTGCTAAAGGAGTATGATCTACCAATAGGAATCTTTCCTCGTGATGCAACAAACTACGAATTCAACGAAGAGACAGGAAAGCTTGTAGTCTTCGTTCCTCAAGTCTGTGAAGTAGGCTACAAAGACTCATCAGTCTTGCGTTTCTTCACCACCGTGACCGGTTATATGGAGAAAGGAAAGCTAGCAGACATAGAGGGAATGAAGACGAAAGTTATTATTTGGGTAAAAGTGACAACCATTTTCTCCGAGGGATCGAAGCTCTATGTGACAGCTGGCATGAAGAAAACAAGGAGTAGGGAAGCATATGAGGTTACAAGAGATGGTGTAACTGTAGATAAGTTCTAA